A single genomic interval of Polynucleobacter necessarius harbors:
- a CDS encoding sulfite exporter TauE/SafE family protein: MSLFLLIDFGFNHNQGYTKTMIASSFGFTSFVAHIGGPPITVYMLREKLLPMVYTSTWGVFFTIINFGKLGPYAYLDLLNYRQLATSIILLPCVPIGVYFGFYLAKRISMKGYYRIVKFFLLIADVKLIADGLM; the protein is encoded by the coding sequence GTGAGCCTTTTTCTTTTAATTGATTTTGGTTTTAACCACAATCAGGGATACACTAAAACAATGATCGCCTCATCCTTTGGATTTACTTCCTTTGTCGCCCACATTGGCGGTCCACCAATTACGGTTTATATGCTGAGGGAAAAGCTGTTGCCAATGGTCTATACATCGACCTGGGGTGTCTTTTTTACCATCATCAATTTTGGAAAGTTAGGTCCTTATGCTTATTTAGACTTGCTTAACTACCGGCAATTAGCAACCTCAATCATCCTATTGCCTTGTGTACCTATTGGCGTCTATTTTGGATTTTATTTGGCAAAGCGAATCTCAATGAAGGGGTATTACCGTATAGTGAAATTCTTTTTGCTGATTGCTGACGTTAAATTGATTGCAGATGGACTTATGTAG
- a CDS encoding TRAP transporter substrate-binding protein, translating to MQRRSFLKKATIGAGAAALAAPSIAQNLPTLNWRLVSSFPKSLDTLFGTPEVFASALRKATDGKFNVKVFAAGEVVPALQVLDAVQNGTVECGYTASYYYLGKNSAFIFDTAVPFGMTARQQSAWMLHGNGMKLMRELYASYNIVNFLGGQTGTQMGGWFRKEIKSPEDLKGLKFRIAGFAGQVLSKLGVVPQQLPAGEIYSALEKGTIDAAEFVGPYDDEKLGLAKVAKNYYYPAFWEGAAGLSFLVNKKQWDSLPPAYKAAWEAACFEAHTDMCAKYDALNPPALQRLLQNGAVLRKFNTTVLDACFKASQETYAEESAKNPQFKKIFEDYRAFRNMEAQWFNVAEQAFSKYSFSKKL from the coding sequence ATGCAAAGACGTTCATTTTTAAAGAAAGCCACTATTGGTGCTGGCGCCGCAGCGTTAGCTGCCCCATCGATAGCGCAAAATTTACCAACCCTAAACTGGCGTTTGGTATCCAGCTTCCCTAAATCATTAGATACTTTATTTGGCACGCCAGAAGTATTTGCAAGCGCTCTACGTAAAGCAACTGATGGCAAATTTAATGTCAAAGTATTTGCCGCTGGAGAGGTGGTCCCAGCGCTTCAAGTACTCGATGCGGTGCAAAACGGTACGGTGGAGTGTGGGTATACGGCGAGTTATTACTACTTGGGTAAAAACAGCGCTTTTATATTTGATACTGCCGTCCCTTTTGGAATGACTGCTAGACAACAGTCCGCTTGGATGCTTCATGGCAACGGCATGAAGTTGATGCGTGAGCTCTACGCTAGTTACAATATTGTTAATTTTTTGGGTGGCCAAACTGGTACGCAAATGGGCGGCTGGTTTCGTAAAGAAATTAAATCACCAGAGGATTTAAAAGGACTGAAATTCCGTATTGCTGGTTTTGCGGGGCAGGTGCTCTCAAAACTCGGTGTGGTTCCACAGCAGCTACCTGCGGGCGAGATTTATTCCGCCTTAGAAAAGGGCACGATTGATGCCGCAGAATTTGTTGGTCCATATGATGATGAGAAATTAGGCTTAGCAAAAGTAGCGAAGAATTATTACTATCCAGCCTTCTGGGAGGGCGCAGCCGGGCTTTCATTTTTAGTTAATAAGAAGCAGTGGGACTCTTTGCCGCCGGCTTATAAGGCTGCATGGGAGGCCGCCTGTTTTGAGGCGCATACCGATATGTGCGCCAAGTACGATGCGCTTAACCCGCCTGCATTGCAGCGACTGTTGCAAAATGGTGCTGTACTGCGTAAATTTAATACCACTGTTTTGGATGCTTGCTTTAAGGCCAGCCAGGAAACTTATGCGGAAGAGTCTGCAAAAAATCCTCAGTTTAAAAAGATTTTTGAAGACTATCGTGCATTCCGAAACATGGAGGCTCAGTGGTTCAATGTAGCTGAGCAAGCTTTTTCAAAATATAGTTTTAGTAAGAAGCTTTAA
- the pmbA gene encoding metalloprotease PmbA, with protein MFTYTSNQFQEIIDFMLKEAKRTGASDAVAEISEGQGLSVTVRKGEVEIIEQSLDKQVGVTVFLGHQRGNASTSDFSKESLKATVDAAYHIAQHTAEDICAGPAEAELLEKNPLDLDLFHPWNIDAAGAIEIARSAEGAAFSVSKQIQNSDGASVSAHHAHFMMGTTHGFMGGYPFSRHYISCAPIASEGGKKAHMQRDDWYSSSRIPGELADPVAIGKYAAERALSRLKARSLTTRRCPVIFEAPLAAGLLGGLVQAVSGGALYRRSSFLFDSLGKQVLPKHVSLFEEPHLRSMMGSAPFDEEGVKTSARTVVDRGILEGYFLSTYSARKLGMQTTGNAGGSHHLTLKSKKPPKGGLPALLKEMGTGLLVTELMGQGVNYVTGDYSRGAFGYWVENGEIQYPVEEVTIAGNLRDMLMDIQLIGSDTLIRGTKETGSILLSSMTVGGK; from the coding sequence ATGTTTACATACACATCTAACCAGTTTCAAGAAATCATCGATTTCATGCTCAAAGAGGCCAAAAGAACGGGTGCTTCAGATGCCGTAGCTGAAATTTCTGAGGGGCAAGGCCTCTCGGTTACCGTTCGCAAAGGCGAAGTGGAGATCATTGAGCAAAGCCTAGATAAGCAGGTAGGCGTTACTGTGTTTTTGGGGCATCAGCGAGGCAATGCCAGCACGAGCGACTTTTCGAAAGAATCTTTGAAGGCGACGGTAGACGCCGCTTATCACATTGCGCAACATACAGCGGAAGATATTTGCGCGGGACCGGCTGAAGCTGAACTCTTAGAAAAAAATCCACTAGATCTCGATTTATTTCATCCTTGGAATATCGATGCGGCCGGCGCTATCGAAATCGCGCGAAGCGCCGAAGGCGCTGCATTTTCTGTAAGTAAGCAAATTCAGAATAGTGATGGCGCTTCTGTATCTGCGCACCATGCGCATTTCATGATGGGGACAACACATGGATTTATGGGCGGATATCCATTTTCTCGCCACTATATTTCTTGCGCGCCAATTGCTAGCGAAGGTGGTAAGAAAGCGCATATGCAACGCGATGACTGGTATTCCAGTTCTCGCATTCCTGGGGAATTGGCTGACCCTGTCGCCATTGGGAAATATGCGGCAGAGCGAGCCCTGTCGCGTCTTAAGGCGAGGTCATTAACGACACGACGTTGCCCTGTGATTTTTGAAGCGCCTTTAGCTGCTGGTCTATTGGGCGGCTTGGTGCAGGCTGTATCAGGGGGTGCCTTGTATCGTCGCTCTAGTTTTCTGTTCGACAGTTTAGGTAAGCAGGTATTGCCAAAGCATGTCAGCTTGTTTGAAGAGCCGCATTTGAGGTCAATGATGGGTAGTGCACCGTTTGACGAGGAGGGTGTCAAAACCTCTGCCCGTACTGTCGTGGATAGGGGAATCCTGGAAGGATATTTTTTATCGACTTATTCCGCTCGTAAATTGGGTATGCAAACTACCGGTAATGCTGGAGGCTCACACCATCTCACATTAAAGAGTAAGAAACCCCCAAAAGGGGGTTTGCCTGCCTTATTAAAAGAAATGGGCACTGGATTATTGGTCACTGAGTTAATGGGTCAGGGCGTCAATTACGTCACGGGCGACTACTCTCGCGGCGCATTTGGTTACTGGGTGGAGAATGGTGAAATTCAATATCCTGTTGAGGAAGTAACAATTGCCGGCAACTTGCGAGACATGTTGATGGATATTCAGCTCATCGGCAGCGACACACTCATTCGTGGCACTAAGGAAACAGGATCGATTCTGTTGAGCTCCATGACAGTTGGTGGAAAATAA
- the mog gene encoding molybdopterin adenylyltransferase, whose amino-acid sequence MGLISISDRASKGVYQDEGIPALQTWLMKAISNPCVFHERLIADESEIITETIVELVDELGCDLMLTTGGTGLSKQDVTPEATRDASTREMPGFGEQMRQISLNFVPTAILSRQTAVLREIDGHAALVINFPGQPKAIAETLEGLKDEDRKSIVPGIYAAVPYCVDLIGGPYIEANESVIKVFRPKSAIKKISQ is encoded by the coding sequence ATCGGCCTCATTTCCATCTCAGATCGCGCCAGCAAGGGCGTCTACCAAGATGAAGGCATCCCTGCCCTACAAACCTGGTTGATGAAGGCGATTAGCAACCCCTGCGTATTTCATGAGCGCTTAATTGCTGATGAATCCGAGATCATTACTGAAACGATCGTAGAGCTGGTAGATGAGCTGGGCTGTGATCTGATGCTCACCACAGGCGGCACAGGCCTCTCAAAACAGGACGTCACTCCAGAAGCGACGCGCGACGCCAGCACCCGTGAAATGCCCGGTTTTGGCGAACAAATGCGCCAAATTAGCTTGAACTTTGTACCTACCGCAATTCTGTCGAGACAAACCGCCGTCCTTCGGGAGATTGATGGGCATGCCGCCCTAGTCATCAATTTTCCCGGACAACCTAAAGCGATTGCAGAAACACTCGAAGGCCTCAAAGATGAAGACCGCAAATCGATTGTTCCCGGTATTTATGCCGCCGTACCTTACTGCGTCGATTTAATTGGCGGCCCTTATATCGAGGCGAATGAGTCAGTCATTAAAGTCTTCAGACCCAAGAGTGCTATTAAAAAAATAAGTCAATGA
- the orn gene encoding oligoribonuclease, with protein sequence MSEQINPSAVPKRKPAPANEHLIWVDMEMSGLNPENERILEIAIIVTDAHLNTIATAPVWVVHQEDAVLDAMDAWNKGTHGRSGLIDKVKASTQDEATVEAECIAFLKKYIKPGIAPMCNNTIWQDRRFMAKYMPKLEAYFHYRNIDVSTLKELCKRWHPELVKGFTKKQAHTALADIEESIEELKYYREKFIVPLPQ encoded by the coding sequence ATGAGCGAGCAAATTAACCCTTCGGCAGTACCAAAACGTAAACCGGCGCCAGCCAATGAGCATCTCATTTGGGTGGATATGGAGATGTCAGGCCTCAATCCCGAGAATGAGCGGATTTTGGAGATTGCCATTATTGTCACGGACGCCCATCTCAATACCATCGCCACGGCGCCCGTTTGGGTAGTGCATCAAGAGGATGCGGTTTTGGACGCGATGGATGCCTGGAATAAAGGCACTCATGGGCGCTCTGGTTTGATAGATAAAGTGAAGGCATCTACTCAAGATGAGGCTACTGTCGAGGCGGAGTGCATAGCCTTCTTAAAAAAATACATTAAACCTGGCATTGCTCCAATGTGTAACAATACGATTTGGCAGGATAGACGTTTTATGGCGAAGTACATGCCTAAGCTAGAGGCTTACTTTCATTATCGAAATATCGATGTATCGACGCTAAAAGAGTTGTGCAAACGCTGGCATCCGGAATTGGTTAAAGGCTTTACTAAGAAGCAGGCGCACACTGCTCTGGCAGATATTGAAGAATCGATTGAGGAGTTGAAGTATTATCGCGAGAAATTTATCGTCCCGCTTCCGCAGTAA
- a CDS encoding M48 family metallopeptidase codes for MTFTIIFLIAFIASFSLRHWLSQRQIRYVAQHRDAVPVDFVENVTLAEHQKAADYTIAKLRLGILENGVSAVILIGFTLLGGLQILNMALLQLLGEGIDQQIALLVSIVIISGILNIPFSWYKQFHLEERFGFNRMGKKLFFSDMFKGMAVGGAIGIPLLWVILTLMAKAGNVWWLWAWAALTAFSFLMQWVFPAFIAPLFNQFQALEDGALKTQIEALLTRCDFASQGLFVMDGSKRSAHGNAFFAGMGKAKRIVFFDTLIEKLNPGEVEAALAHELGHFKCKHIRKRLLVSFVLSFAMFALLGWISTKAWFYDLGVIPNLNGYNGGLALALFMLVSPVFSFFFTPLSSLASRKHEYEADDFAAEKSSAKDLITALVKLYQDNASTLTPDPIYTAFYSSHPPAPLRIANLQRFSS; via the coding sequence ATGACATTCACAATTATTTTTCTAATCGCTTTTATCGCTAGTTTTAGCCTACGCCACTGGCTCTCTCAACGCCAAATTCGCTATGTAGCGCAACATCGAGATGCCGTTCCTGTGGATTTCGTTGAAAATGTAACTTTAGCTGAACATCAAAAAGCGGCTGACTACACTATCGCTAAATTACGACTTGGTATTTTAGAGAATGGAGTCAGCGCCGTTATTTTAATTGGCTTCACCTTATTGGGTGGACTTCAAATTCTGAATATGGCATTGCTGCAGCTCTTGGGTGAAGGCATTGACCAGCAGATCGCCTTATTGGTATCCATTGTGATCATCTCCGGGATACTAAATATTCCCTTCTCCTGGTACAAGCAATTCCACTTAGAGGAACGTTTTGGCTTTAATCGGATGGGCAAAAAACTCTTTTTCTCGGATATGTTTAAGGGCATGGCAGTTGGCGGCGCGATTGGCATTCCGCTACTCTGGGTGATTTTGACTTTAATGGCGAAGGCAGGTAATGTATGGTGGCTATGGGCATGGGCGGCTTTAACCGCGTTTAGTTTTCTTATGCAGTGGGTCTTTCCCGCTTTTATCGCCCCACTCTTTAATCAATTTCAAGCCCTAGAAGACGGGGCCTTAAAGACGCAAATTGAAGCACTACTCACACGCTGTGACTTTGCGAGCCAAGGGTTGTTCGTGATGGATGGCAGTAAGCGTAGCGCTCATGGCAATGCATTCTTTGCCGGCATGGGCAAAGCCAAACGCATTGTGTTTTTTGATACTTTGATTGAAAAGCTCAACCCAGGCGAAGTGGAGGCGGCCCTCGCCCATGAGCTGGGCCACTTCAAATGCAAACACATTCGCAAACGTCTCTTGGTTTCATTTGTATTGAGTTTTGCGATGTTCGCCCTCTTGGGCTGGATCAGCACTAAAGCCTGGTTCTATGACTTAGGCGTGATACCCAATCTCAACGGCTATAACGGCGGCCTCGCATTGGCGCTCTTTATGTTGGTATCACCAGTGTTTAGCTTCTTCTTTACACCTCTTTCTAGCCTAGCATCGCGCAAACATGAATATGAAGCCGATGACTTTGCCGCTGAAAAATCTTCTGCAAAGGATCTGATTACCGCGCTAGTAAAGCTGTATCAAGACAATGCTTCAACCCTAACGCCAGATCCGATCTATACCGCCTTCTATAGCTCGCATCCCCCTGCTCCATTGCGCATCGCCAACTTACAACGGTTTAGCTCCTAA
- the rsgA gene encoding ribosome small subunit-dependent GTPase A, with protein MEQFHALLIASYGRHYLAQRLITDACGHDSPSGPLIQVSTPAKQHIGAVGDRMLLEMTSADQARIIQIEPRENLLYRSDAVKSKLIASNVDQILVVLATQPAFSPDLLGRAVVAAEANQIGLHILLNKCDFKDNLVQARKIIEPYARMGYQVSEVSAKFDSASIDALRPILQGKVSVFLGQSGMGKSSLLNAWIPNAAALTQEYSVRLDTGKHTTTACRYFELPETWGRGETGKLGALIDSPGFQEFGLAHMSVSELQHAFREFKDLLGKCRFHNCAHLSEPDCAVREAVDRNEIAPERLALFRQLHSASKTADVQIQGISQAKERWSALATTPSKQ; from the coding sequence ATGGAACAGTTTCATGCGCTACTGATTGCCTCCTATGGAAGGCATTATTTAGCGCAGCGTTTAATTACTGATGCCTGTGGTCATGACTCTCCTAGCGGCCCATTAATTCAAGTCAGCACGCCAGCCAAGCAACACATTGGTGCTGTGGGTGACCGCATGTTGTTGGAAATGACTTCAGCCGATCAAGCGCGCATTATTCAAATTGAGCCTCGCGAAAATTTACTCTATCGCTCGGATGCGGTTAAGAGCAAGTTGATCGCATCAAACGTGGATCAAATTCTGGTAGTGCTTGCAACACAACCCGCCTTCTCACCCGACCTGTTGGGTAGAGCGGTTGTAGCTGCCGAAGCCAATCAAATTGGCTTGCACATCTTGCTCAATAAATGCGATTTCAAAGATAATTTGGTGCAAGCGCGCAAAATCATTGAACCATATGCGCGCATGGGATACCAAGTAAGTGAAGTCTCCGCCAAATTTGACTCAGCCTCTATTGATGCATTGCGTCCCATCTTGCAAGGCAAGGTCTCTGTTTTTTTGGGCCAGTCTGGTATGGGCAAATCCAGCTTGCTCAATGCCTGGATTCCAAATGCCGCTGCGCTAACTCAAGAATATTCCGTGCGTTTAGATACCGGCAAGCACACTACTACTGCCTGTCGTTACTTTGAACTACCAGAAACTTGGGGTAGAGGTGAAACTGGTAAGCTTGGCGCACTGATCGACTCTCCAGGCTTTCAGGAGTTTGGTTTAGCCCACATGTCAGTCAGCGAATTGCAGCATGCGTTTAGAGAATTCAAAGACCTACTCGGTAAATGTCGCTTTCATAACTGCGCCCATTTATCTGAGCCTGATTGCGCGGTACGAGAAGCGGTAGACAGAAATGAAATAGCGCCAGAAAGACTGGCGCTATTTAGACAGCTGCATTCGGCTTCAAAAACAGCCGATGTGCAAATTCAGGGAATTAGCCAAGCCAAAGAGCGATGGTCAGCATTAGCAACAACGCCATCCAAGCAATAA
- a CDS encoding CobD/CbiB family protein, whose protein sequence is MTFFSILCALIAEQYRPVTSNHWIARICARWLDWVAAEFGGKSEEGASPVGARMACMVVFILPTFLVFIVYVTCMVTFPILGFIWNIVIVYLFFGFRQFSHSFTVVHEAIEAHDLPAARAALGEWYGPELDASNLTETEVISLALERAIIGSHHHVFGVLFWFMMPMGPAGVVLYRLADIAAQRWSDRGDFSLSESARHFFYVLDWVPARITAMGFAIVGNFEGAVYGWRYLTQKWSYALSAVILAAGSGALGVRLGAPMSEPDSDEALRMAEAGEPVVYEVGLEPTERTMRSAVGLVWRLVIAWMALLLMLTIALWLG, encoded by the coding sequence ATGACTTTCTTTTCTATTCTCTGCGCCCTCATTGCTGAGCAATATCGCCCGGTGACGTCAAACCATTGGATTGCGCGTATCTGTGCTCGCTGGTTAGATTGGGTCGCCGCTGAGTTCGGTGGCAAGTCTGAGGAGGGTGCAAGTCCTGTCGGCGCTCGCATGGCCTGCATGGTGGTGTTCATACTGCCAACCTTTTTAGTCTTCATTGTCTACGTTACCTGTATGGTGACGTTTCCTATCTTGGGTTTCATCTGGAACATCGTCATTGTGTATTTATTTTTTGGCTTTCGTCAGTTCAGTCATTCGTTTACCGTGGTACATGAGGCGATAGAGGCGCATGACTTGCCTGCCGCTCGTGCAGCGTTGGGTGAGTGGTATGGTCCTGAATTAGATGCATCTAATTTAACTGAGACGGAAGTGATTTCATTGGCCTTGGAGCGCGCCATTATTGGTTCGCATCATCATGTCTTTGGCGTACTGTTCTGGTTCATGATGCCAATGGGTCCTGCAGGCGTTGTGCTTTATCGCTTGGCGGATATCGCTGCGCAGCGCTGGTCTGATCGCGGGGATTTCAGCTTAAGTGAATCTGCTCGTCATTTCTTCTACGTGTTGGATTGGGTTCCCGCTCGCATTACCGCCATGGGCTTTGCAATTGTGGGTAACTTCGAAGGCGCAGTATATGGCTGGCGTTACCTCACGCAAAAATGGTCTTATGCATTATCAGCAGTCATTTTGGCAGCCGGCAGTGGCGCGCTAGGCGTTCGCCTGGGTGCACCTATGAGCGAGCCTGACAGTGATGAGGCATTGCGTATGGCTGAAGCGGGTGAGCCAGTAGTGTATGAGGTGGGTCTTGAGCCCACTGAGCGCACTATGCGTTCCGCGGTAGGGTTGGTATGGCGCTTGGTTATTGCTTGGATGGCGTTGTTGCTAATGCTGACCATCGCTCTTTGGCTTGGCTAA
- a CDS encoding NUDIX domain-containing protein, with translation MTQRTNHLRDHAGQISFTGGRMDPKDQSPNDPALRESQEEIGLDPDRVRLLVTYLSI, from the coding sequence ATAACGCAAAGAACGAACCATTTACGTGATCACGCTGGGCAGATTAGTTTTACCGGAGGTCGGATGGATCCTAAAGATCAAAGTCCTAATGACCCTGCTTTACGTGAGAGTCAGGAGGAAATTGGGCTCGATCCCGATCGGGTGAGATTATTGGTCACTTACCTCAGTATTTAA
- the rplS gene encoding 50S ribosomal protein L19: MNLIEKIEQEEIIRLSANKVLPSFVPGDTVVVSVNVVEGTRKRAQAFEGVVIAKRNRGLNSSFIVRKISSGEGVERTFQTYSPLIAGIEVKRRGDVRRAKLYYLRDRSGKSARIKEKLPARKTAAAAPASE, encoded by the coding sequence ATGAATTTGATCGAAAAAATTGAGCAAGAAGAAATTATTCGCTTAAGTGCTAATAAAGTATTGCCAAGCTTTGTTCCTGGCGACACTGTAGTTGTTAGCGTTAACGTAGTTGAGGGTACACGTAAGCGTGCCCAGGCCTTTGAAGGCGTTGTGATTGCTAAGCGTAATCGCGGACTCAATTCCAGCTTTATCGTTCGCAAGATTTCTTCTGGCGAAGGCGTAGAGCGTACGTTTCAAACTTACTCACCATTGATCGCTGGTATTGAAGTGAAGCGTCGCGGTGATGTACGTCGTGCGAAGTTGTACTACTTGCGCGATCGTTCAGGTAAGTCTGCGCGTATTAAAGAGAAATTGCCTGCACGTAAGACTGCAGCAGCAGCTCCAGCCTCAGAATAA
- the trmD gene encoding tRNA (guanosine(37)-N1)-methyltransferase TrmD, with product MRFDVVTLFPEIFSAVTQWGITGRACEQSLASVHLWNPRDFCSDHRKTVDDRAYGGGPGMVMMAKPLEDTVVGIRSAHQAAGIESGPICLLAPQGERFSQKIATDILNYGNLSFVCGRYEAVDQRFVERNVDLQLSIGDFVLSGGEIPAMAMMDAVIRLIPGALGDGESATQDSFMNGLLDYPHYTRPEIYENLSVPDVLLGGHHAKIVDWRRQKSLELTFRLRPDLIESARAKGLLTREDEQFLCSL from the coding sequence ATGCGCTTTGATGTTGTGACCTTGTTTCCAGAAATATTCTCCGCTGTAACGCAGTGGGGCATTACTGGTCGAGCATGCGAGCAATCCTTGGCAAGCGTGCATCTTTGGAATCCCCGAGACTTTTGTTCGGATCATCGTAAAACGGTGGATGATCGTGCCTATGGCGGTGGTCCTGGCATGGTGATGATGGCCAAACCCTTGGAGGACACGGTTGTCGGAATTCGGTCAGCTCATCAAGCTGCAGGCATCGAAAGCGGGCCAATTTGCTTGCTAGCCCCACAGGGAGAGCGATTTTCCCAGAAGATAGCGACAGATATCCTCAATTACGGTAATTTAAGCTTTGTTTGTGGTCGATATGAGGCTGTCGACCAGCGTTTTGTTGAGCGAAACGTGGATTTACAGCTTTCTATTGGAGATTTTGTGCTTTCTGGTGGTGAAATTCCTGCAATGGCGATGATGGATGCAGTCATTAGGCTGATTCCAGGGGCTCTTGGAGATGGCGAATCAGCCACTCAGGATAGCTTTATGAATGGTCTTTTGGACTATCCCCACTACACCCGTCCAGAAATATATGAAAATTTATCTGTTCCAGACGTGCTTTTAGGCGGACATCACGCTAAAATAGTGGATTGGCGTCGGCAGAAGTCTTTAGAGCTGACGTTCAGGTTAAGACCGGACTTAATTGAATCGGCCAGAGCCAAAGGGTTGCTAACCCGAGAAGATGAACAATTTCTTTGCTCGCTGTAA
- the rimM gene encoding ribosome maturation factor RimM (Essential for efficient processing of 16S rRNA), which yields MSTPSLNDLIELGAISEAQGLQGQVKVRPHSSEPVALLSSKLVWLSLIPRRDSGVAVSTEQASLTQYKVKSAKMHSGNVVLALDGITDRDQALALKGARILVARDAFPKADADSYYWVDLIGCKAINLQDEILGDVIDVTENGAHGVIAIGDAQTKTIQYLVPFVKEVVQNVDLPNKTITIDWQ from the coding sequence ATGAGTACGCCTTCCTTAAATGATTTAATTGAACTTGGCGCCATCTCTGAGGCGCAAGGTTTGCAGGGTCAAGTGAAGGTAAGACCTCACTCTTCAGAACCTGTAGCACTTCTTTCTTCTAAATTGGTTTGGTTATCTCTTATTCCGCGTAGGGATTCTGGCGTTGCTGTGTCTACAGAACAAGCTTCATTGACGCAATACAAAGTCAAGAGCGCCAAGATGCATAGTGGAAATGTGGTGCTCGCATTGGACGGCATTACCGATCGCGATCAAGCGCTTGCATTAAAGGGAGCTCGTATTCTGGTTGCGCGCGATGCCTTTCCAAAGGCGGATGCGGATTCTTATTACTGGGTAGATCTCATTGGATGCAAAGCAATCAATCTGCAAGATGAAATCTTAGGTGATGTGATTGACGTTACTGAAAATGGCGCACATGGCGTGATTGCGATTGGTGATGCGCAAACAAAGACAATTCAATATTTAGTGCCCTTTGTAAAAGAAGTGGTGCAAAACGTCGACCTGCCCAATAAAACAATCACCATCGACTGGCAATAA
- the rpsP gene encoding 30S ribosomal protein S16, translating to MVVIRLARGGSKKRPFYSIVATDKRNRRDSNFIERIGYFNPQAAATEQAMRIAQDRLTYWTGVGAQISPTVVRLIKNNPAV from the coding sequence ATGGTCGTCATTCGACTGGCACGCGGCGGTTCTAAGAAGCGCCCTTTTTACAGCATCGTTGCTACTGATAAGCGCAACCGTCGTGACTCGAACTTTATCGAGCGTATTGGGTATTTCAATCCACAAGCAGCGGCTACTGAACAAGCAATGCGTATTGCTCAAGATCGTTTGACTTACTGGACTGGTGTTGGTGCGCAAATCTCCCCAACGGTAGTGCGTTTGATTAAAAACAATCCAGCTGTTTAA
- a CDS encoding META domain-containing protein, with the protein MIAKSSHSNYIRSHINKLFPLIACLGLGLLGGCANVIPPCGAKISPPSSELKNTKWELTRWNLPPNSNGEVRTRQIPQGDASNPIQIIFDANGQRVSGSTGCNRFTATLDEDARGFSLKQIASTKMACSPQRMELENDFLYELNDYRSIVRNGDQLLMIGTDREVLRFTQKQNK; encoded by the coding sequence ATGATCGCTAAATCCAGTCATTCGAACTACATTAGAAGCCATATAAATAAGCTCTTTCCGCTAATTGCTTGTCTTGGCCTGGGGCTTTTAGGGGGCTGCGCTAACGTGATACCCCCTTGTGGAGCCAAAATCAGCCCTCCAAGCAGCGAACTCAAAAACACTAAATGGGAACTCACTCGCTGGAATCTACCCCCCAACAGCAATGGAGAGGTGCGTACCCGCCAGATTCCCCAGGGTGATGCCAGCAACCCCATTCAAATTATTTTTGACGCCAATGGTCAGCGTGTCAGCGGCTCTACAGGATGCAATCGTTTTACCGCCACACTCGATGAAGACGCTCGCGGCTTCTCTCTCAAACAAATCGCGAGCACTAAGATGGCTTGTAGCCCGCAACGCATGGAACTGGAGAATGACTTTCTCTATGAACTCAATGACTATCGCAGCATTGTGCGCAATGGCGATCAATTGCTCATGATTGGCACTGATCGCGAAGTACTCCGCTTTACACAAAAACAAAATAAATAA